Proteins co-encoded in one Natronorubrum daqingense genomic window:
- a CDS encoding sugar-transfer associated ATP-grasp domain-containing protein: protein MNRRNRLIKEYNPPHLNPELDKASMKRAFHGTGVPTPETYALVESPSELEDAEAIFEAKDEFVIKPDSGYGGEGIIVVTDRTDAGDFETSKGLKSPDQLLAHVRSITEGQYDPMGLEGVAVIEGLIHPDDHLLSIAGQGVPDIRVIVFKGFPIMAMTRLPTEESEGAANLHMGAVGVGLDVANGQAQGGYQSTNKWFNEHPDTKVDLESFAIPGWSSVLSTAVKAAEVSRLGYTGVDIVIDEDEGPMVLEINARPGLGIQNSTFNGLLKRTSFIESLPDSFDLKSPEEKIELARQWDAANWHENGIELAKRWDAPEWERDGELPVEPPSDMVGGVYADLDDDGRGQPAVELTMYGEHGSADESSSSEATDSAPGNTVGDSRGVNDR, encoded by the coding sequence ATGAACCGGCGAAACCGACTCATCAAAGAATACAACCCGCCCCACCTCAATCCGGAACTCGACAAGGCCTCGATGAAACGTGCGTTCCACGGCACCGGCGTCCCAACGCCGGAGACGTACGCGCTCGTCGAATCTCCGTCCGAACTCGAGGATGCCGAAGCGATCTTCGAGGCGAAAGACGAGTTCGTCATCAAACCCGACAGCGGCTACGGCGGCGAAGGGATCATCGTCGTCACGGACCGAACCGACGCCGGCGACTTCGAGACCTCGAAGGGACTCAAATCGCCGGACCAGTTGCTCGCCCACGTCCGGTCGATCACCGAAGGGCAGTACGACCCGATGGGACTCGAGGGAGTTGCAGTCATCGAGGGCCTGATCCACCCGGACGATCACCTGCTCTCGATCGCCGGACAGGGTGTTCCGGACATCCGCGTGATCGTCTTCAAAGGGTTCCCGATCATGGCGATGACCCGGCTACCGACCGAAGAGTCCGAGGGCGCGGCGAATCTCCACATGGGTGCCGTCGGCGTCGGTCTCGACGTCGCCAACGGTCAGGCACAGGGTGGCTACCAGAGTACGAACAAGTGGTTCAACGAACACCCCGACACCAAAGTCGACCTCGAGTCGTTCGCTATCCCCGGCTGGTCGTCGGTACTCTCGACGGCCGTCAAAGCGGCCGAAGTCTCCCGACTCGGCTACACCGGTGTCGACATCGTTATCGACGAGGACGAGGGACCGATGGTCCTCGAGATCAACGCCCGACCCGGTCTCGGGATCCAGAACTCGACGTTCAACGGACTCCTCAAGCGAACCTCCTTCATCGAGTCGCTGCCGGACTCCTTCGACCTCAAATCCCCCGAGGAGAAGATCGAACTGGCGCGTCAGTGGGACGCGGCGAACTGGCACGAAAACGGTATCGAGTTGGCCAAACGCTGGGACGCCCCCGAGTGGGAGCGCGACGGTGAACTTCCCGTCGAACCACCCAGCGACATGGTCGGCGGCGTCTACGCCGACCTCGACGACGACGGGCGAGGCCAGCCCGCGGTCGAACTCACCATGTACGGTGAACACGGAAGCGCCGACGAGTCGTCCTCGAGCGAGGCGACCGATTCCGCCCCAGGAAACACCGTCGGCGACTCTCGAGGGGTGAACGACCGATGA
- a CDS encoding carbon starvation CstA family protein, which translates to MTGVIWIVATVVVLFTVGYIGYGRYLSRFVELDDSRETPAHKYQDGQEYVPAKKPVLLGHHFSSVAGGAPIAGPVTAALVWGWLPALLWVAIGNPLMGAVHDFMALSSSIRHEGKSIGFVIGEYIGERGKNMFLWFAFLVIILVVAVFSLLVAVILDAYPPAATASLLYITLALFAGVWLYQLNLSFIGGTVLFVLGVFASIWAGIQFPIALFEPSGFAGDTTVLLPAELASWVPGEALFGANTAAWILVSLGYAFVASILPVWILLQPRDYLSSFLLYAGVGGAITAVFVGTAFGTSDEPLTAELPAYTSFMGGDLAPAAMPLFPLLFITIACGTISGFHSLVSSGTTAKQLNKESDARLIGYGGMLAEGLLAATALAAVSVVAITDVDDIGGIDAALPNFAEGGGLILTSLGIPFEYGEIFMALVFVSFLLTSLDTGLRLGRYMIEELVGTPETGVEETAANKYVNTGLATFAAFLLVSSGQWEELWPLFGGANQLLAALALLTATIWLANWKDTKQLLSTGIPVVVMTAITIIGLLWLVVYENLYTMFLDADARADATILELVSSGLRMAIALVLIWLAIAIIRLGYANLQEQRDDLLDSDPGSQAPGADDD; encoded by the coding sequence ATGACAGGGGTAATCTGGATCGTCGCGACGGTGGTCGTGTTGTTCACCGTCGGCTACATCGGATACGGGAGGTATCTCTCGCGATTCGTCGAACTCGACGACTCACGTGAGACGCCGGCCCACAAGTATCAAGACGGACAAGAGTACGTTCCGGCGAAGAAACCGGTCTTGCTGGGACACCACTTCTCGAGCGTCGCGGGTGGGGCACCGATCGCCGGCCCGGTCACCGCAGCACTCGTCTGGGGATGGCTCCCGGCGTTGCTGTGGGTCGCGATCGGGAACCCGCTGATGGGTGCCGTCCACGACTTCATGGCGCTGTCCTCGAGCATTCGCCACGAGGGGAAGTCGATCGGATTCGTGATCGGCGAGTACATCGGGGAACGGGGGAAGAACATGTTCCTCTGGTTCGCGTTCCTCGTGATCATCCTCGTCGTCGCGGTGTTCTCACTGCTCGTCGCGGTGATTCTGGACGCCTACCCACCGGCGGCGACCGCGAGCCTGTTGTACATCACGCTGGCGCTGTTCGCCGGCGTCTGGCTGTACCAACTCAACCTGTCGTTTATCGGCGGGACGGTCCTGTTCGTCCTTGGCGTGTTCGCGAGCATCTGGGCGGGGATTCAATTCCCGATTGCACTGTTCGAGCCGTCCGGATTCGCCGGTGACACCACGGTACTCCTGCCGGCCGAATTAGCGTCGTGGGTGCCCGGTGAGGCCCTCTTCGGCGCGAACACCGCCGCGTGGATCCTCGTGTCACTGGGGTACGCATTCGTCGCGAGCATCCTTCCCGTGTGGATCTTGCTCCAGCCTCGAGATTACCTCTCGTCGTTCCTGCTCTACGCGGGTGTCGGCGGAGCGATTACCGCGGTCTTCGTCGGGACGGCGTTTGGAACGTCCGATGAACCGCTGACGGCCGAACTCCCTGCATACACGAGCTTCATGGGCGGCGACCTCGCACCCGCTGCGATGCCGCTGTTCCCGCTGTTGTTCATCACCATCGCCTGCGGGACGATCAGTGGCTTCCACTCGCTGGTCTCCTCCGGGACGACGGCGAAGCAACTCAACAAGGAGAGCGACGCGCGTCTGATCGGTTACGGCGGCATGCTCGCCGAGGGACTGCTCGCGGCAACGGCGCTCGCAGCGGTGTCCGTCGTCGCGATTACGGACGTCGACGACATCGGCGGCATCGACGCCGCACTCCCGAACTTCGCGGAGGGTGGTGGACTCATTCTGACGAGTCTCGGCATCCCCTTCGAGTACGGTGAGATCTTCATGGCGCTCGTCTTCGTGAGCTTCCTGTTGACCAGCCTCGACACCGGCCTTCGACTCGGTCGGTACATGATCGAGGAACTGGTCGGCACGCCCGAGACAGGAGTCGAAGAAACGGCCGCGAACAAGTACGTCAACACCGGTCTGGCGACGTTCGCCGCCTTCTTGCTCGTCTCGAGTGGCCAGTGGGAAGAACTCTGGCCGCTCTTTGGCGGTGCGAACCAGCTCCTGGCCGCACTCGCCTTGCTGACAGCGACCATCTGGCTGGCGAACTGGAAGGACACGAAACAGCTACTGAGCACCGGTATCCCGGTTGTCGTGATGACGGCCATAACGATCATCGGACTGCTCTGGCTCGTCGTCTACGAGAACCTCTACACGATGTTCCTCGACGCCGACGCACGGGCCGACGCGACGATACTCGAGCTTGTCTCGAGTGGCCTGCGAATGGCCATCGCGCTCGTGTTGATCTGGCTCGCGATCGCGATCATCCGACTGGGATACGCGAACCTGCAAGAACAACGAGACGACCTCCTCGACTCCGATCCCGGTAGTCAAGCGCCGGGTGCAGACGACGACTAA
- a CDS encoding ArsA family ATPase encodes MDRHVFFGGKGGVGKTTVSASYAHKCADAGLETLVVSTDPAHSMGDLFEQSFADEPRAVDGVENLHVMEIDPEEEVSNHLQSVKRQLSEQVSAAMVNEVDRQIEMAHGTPGAYEAALFDRFVDVMREADAFDRIVFDTSPTGGTLRLLSLPEYLEGWIDRLMAKRRKSIDLYEKAALGNREPRRVLEGDPVLAHLQNRKEFFEYAGETLREDAAFFLVFNPDSLSIRETGRAIDELDSHRLEVRGLVANKLTPEPDPDEEGRGARYLRSRVETERDRLETARTTLSPPIVAEIESRVSEVRRDSLANVASELEIDT; translated from the coding sequence ATGGACCGACACGTCTTCTTCGGTGGGAAGGGTGGAGTCGGGAAAACGACGGTTTCGGCCTCGTACGCGCACAAGTGTGCCGATGCTGGCCTCGAGACGCTGGTCGTATCGACTGATCCGGCCCACTCGATGGGCGACCTCTTCGAGCAATCGTTCGCCGACGAACCGCGAGCCGTCGACGGCGTCGAGAACCTCCACGTGATGGAAATCGATCCGGAGGAGGAGGTGTCGAATCACCTCCAGTCGGTCAAGCGACAGCTCTCAGAGCAGGTGTCGGCGGCGATGGTCAACGAAGTCGACAGACAGATCGAGATGGCCCACGGCACGCCGGGAGCGTACGAAGCGGCCCTGTTCGATCGGTTCGTCGACGTGATGCGCGAGGCCGACGCCTTCGACCGAATCGTCTTCGACACGTCGCCGACCGGGGGGACGTTGCGCCTGCTCTCGCTGCCCGAATACCTCGAGGGCTGGATCGACCGGCTGATGGCCAAACGCCGCAAGAGCATCGATCTCTACGAGAAGGCCGCACTGGGGAATAGAGAGCCCCGACGGGTGCTCGAGGGTGATCCCGTCCTCGCTCATCTCCAAAATCGCAAGGAGTTCTTCGAGTACGCCGGGGAGACGCTGCGCGAGGACGCCGCGTTCTTCCTCGTGTTCAACCCGGATTCGCTCTCGATTCGGGAAACCGGCCGCGCCATCGACGAACTCGACTCACACCGACTCGAGGTTCGAGGACTCGTCGCGAACAAACTGACTCCCGAGCCCGACCCCGACGAGGAGGGACGGGGTGCACGGTACCTCCGGTCGCGAGTCGAAACCGAGCGAGATCGCCTCGAGACCGCCCGGACGACACTCTCACCGCCGATCGTGGCCGAAATCGAATCGCGCGTCAGCGAAGTACGCCGCGATTCGTTGGCGAACGTCGCGTCAGAACTCGAGATCGACACCTGA
- a CDS encoding 7TM domain-containing protein — MTNFADDPVMSLRNGGVGSTADGSRISSALASAFAKYAPLLGLLATIVILGVEFRYQLDFAQQPLEPYRIFFELLIAGLIIAVLRSKVGLVTYGMFGPIIISFILVESGIFWGLVLFTNVFLLALGTYLILEPFRLGTAHRIGGLVMVVSIGITSFHVMSDTGVLPQQIDALQVFFPAIVTAWYADRFARELSERGWRAPAVRFSWTVVSIIIAAAIIGNETLITWIMDTPETWAVILAANVYLGTQSSMRVKEYLRFSNVYGGSRLGAVVSTIRAKLHNLTVPVRRLVGSDASRVEPSEVMSMNRRNSTTSRFPSDD; from the coding sequence ATGACTAACTTTGCCGACGATCCGGTAATGTCACTTCGAAATGGAGGCGTCGGATCAACGGCAGACGGATCGCGCATCTCGTCTGCACTCGCTTCGGCGTTCGCGAAGTACGCTCCGCTCCTCGGGTTACTTGCGACTATTGTCATTCTCGGCGTTGAGTTTAGATATCAACTCGATTTCGCACAACAGCCACTCGAGCCCTATCGCATCTTCTTCGAGTTGCTGATCGCCGGCCTCATCATCGCCGTCCTTCGGAGTAAGGTCGGACTCGTCACGTATGGCATGTTCGGGCCGATCATCATCTCGTTCATCCTGGTCGAAAGCGGAATCTTCTGGGGGCTCGTCTTGTTTACTAACGTCTTCTTGCTCGCGCTCGGAACGTACCTCATCCTCGAGCCGTTCCGACTCGGGACGGCACACCGAATCGGCGGACTCGTCATGGTCGTCTCCATCGGGATCACGTCGTTTCACGTGATGAGCGATACGGGCGTACTGCCACAGCAGATCGATGCCCTGCAGGTATTCTTCCCGGCGATCGTCACCGCCTGGTACGCGGACCGCTTCGCGCGTGAACTCTCCGAACGCGGCTGGCGTGCACCCGCAGTACGGTTTTCCTGGACGGTCGTCTCGATCATAATCGCCGCAGCCATTATCGGCAACGAGACGCTGATCACCTGGATTATGGACACGCCGGAGACGTGGGCCGTTATTCTCGCAGCGAACGTCTATCTCGGCACGCAGTCGTCCATGCGCGTCAAGGAGTACCTTCGATTCTCAAACGTCTACGGCGGCTCACGGCTCGGAGCCGTCGTCAGTACGATCCGCGCGAAACTCCACAACCTCACGGTTCCCGTCCGACGACTAGTCGGCAGTGACGCCTCGCGCGTCGAACCCTCCGAAGTCATGTCGATGAACCGGCGAAACTCCACAACCTCACGGTTCCCGTCCGACGACTAG
- a CDS encoding CobW family GTP-binding protein, whose translation MQLDSGGIPVTVLSGSLGAGKTTLLNHLLETAGDHDLAVLVNDMGEVNVDAELVAEGSDLDTGGVTELSNGCICCELQDDLETAVVRLARNRDFDHLLVESSGISEPEPVARLFTTSSRVAASYDLDALVTVLDTRLFLDAFAGEVIPVRQVDPEAADIDADAGAVEDEPRPLSDLLIEQLEVANLVLLNKSDLCTDDELEEATSLVRALQPDIETVRTEFSAVDPDRLLGVDLFDADRMGELAGWQRALEDEPDDDHDHHADSTEADDHGHSDHADHSDHADEGHNDGHDHRHPDEVYGVESFVFRSRRPFHPERFEAFLRELPEEIVRSKGTAWIAGRDVKVELSQAGPSVRASVIGPWIASLSDADQQLYRSNRPGLEWHDEHGDRQTELVFIGTEPDEDALRAHLEDCLVTDEEWNRTDDLENPFPGEAGEEVVVREP comes from the coding sequence ATGCAACTCGACTCCGGTGGGATTCCCGTCACCGTGCTCTCTGGCAGCCTCGGTGCGGGGAAGACGACGCTGCTCAATCACCTGTTGGAAACCGCGGGCGATCACGACCTCGCCGTGTTGGTCAACGATATGGGCGAGGTGAACGTCGACGCCGAACTCGTCGCCGAAGGGTCGGATCTCGACACGGGCGGCGTCACCGAACTCTCGAACGGCTGTATCTGCTGTGAACTCCAGGACGACCTCGAGACCGCCGTCGTTCGACTCGCCCGAAACAGGGACTTCGACCACCTGCTCGTCGAATCGTCGGGCATTTCGGAGCCCGAACCCGTCGCCCGGCTCTTTACGACCTCCTCGCGCGTGGCCGCGAGTTACGACCTCGACGCGCTCGTCACCGTCCTCGACACCCGGCTCTTTCTCGACGCCTTCGCGGGCGAGGTCATCCCAGTACGGCAGGTCGACCCCGAGGCAGCCGATATCGATGCGGACGCCGGGGCCGTCGAGGACGAGCCACGTCCCCTCTCGGACCTCCTCATCGAGCAACTCGAGGTAGCGAACCTCGTCTTGCTCAACAAGAGCGATCTCTGTACCGACGACGAACTTGAGGAGGCGACGTCGCTCGTCCGAGCGCTCCAGCCCGATATCGAGACGGTCCGCACCGAGTTCAGCGCCGTCGATCCGGATCGCCTCCTCGGCGTCGACCTGTTCGACGCCGACCGAATGGGCGAACTGGCGGGCTGGCAACGCGCACTCGAGGACGAACCGGACGACGATCACGATCACCACGCCGACAGTACCGAAGCCGACGATCACGGTCATAGTGACCACGCCGACCACAGCGACCACGCCGATGAGGGCCATAACGACGGCCACGACCACCGCCACCCCGACGAGGTCTACGGGGTCGAATCGTTCGTCTTCCGGTCGCGTCGCCCGTTCCACCCGGAACGATTCGAAGCCTTCCTCCGAGAGCTCCCGGAGGAGATCGTTCGATCCAAGGGAACCGCGTGGATCGCCGGCCGAGACGTGAAAGTCGAACTCTCGCAGGCTGGGCCGTCCGTCCGCGCGAGCGTCATCGGTCCGTGGATCGCCTCGCTCTCGGATGCCGACCAACAGCTCTATCGATCGAATCGACCCGGCCTCGAGTGGCACGACGAGCACGGTGACCGACAAACGGAACTCGTCTTCATCGGCACCGAACCCGACGAGGACGCGCTGCGAGCCCACCTCGAGGACTGCCTGGTCACCGACGAGGAGTGGAACCGCACGGACGACCTCGAGAATCCGTTCCCCGGCGAGGCGGGCGAAGAAGTGGTCGTTCGCGAGCCCTGA
- a CDS encoding spermidine synthase — protein MDARTVANYRPTKPELAVFVSGVTSMGLEILAVRLIAPQFGNHIYTVGGILTVVLAALSLGYWQGGKRAATATNREMSWLMLATAVYVAVVIYASEFLMQYTATLALPPRYASLPAAIILFGPPTYLLGFISPYAAELSQKRGTGEASGHVYALGTIGSILGSGATTFVLIPQLSIDGIGLLFGVILVGTALILVSPSLPRKPVLTSVAVVLLLVAATGAGPVAIDHRGDVVYQTQTAHQELEVVDDGDERTMYLDGARHSAMDLEDPDRHVFAYTEYFHLPMLVNDDPDDVDDVLFIGGGGYTGPQDFEERYDADVDVVEIDPEVTDAAEDYFGLEHGENMTSHAEDGRQFLQDTDQTYDVIVLDAYKQDQVPFHLTTEEFMELVSDRLADDGVLHANVIAAPSGSAAEFYHAQQETMDAVFPDTYAFRTSDSSSIQNIQVVATNDETNVSADDLRERNDEREIGVDLEDAIDNKLGDHDADAPVLRDDRGEVDTLLDPMLGQRYVIEETDGDTESGGTGPAEPAVILAPDSGISSLETDSPLLESGVSSLDADAVSVQE, from the coding sequence ATGGACGCGCGGACCGTCGCGAACTACCGGCCCACGAAACCCGAACTCGCCGTCTTCGTCTCGGGTGTCACCAGTATGGGCCTCGAGATTCTCGCCGTTCGCCTCATCGCACCGCAGTTTGGCAATCACATCTACACGGTCGGCGGCATCCTCACGGTCGTCCTCGCCGCGTTGAGTCTCGGCTACTGGCAGGGTGGAAAACGGGCCGCCACCGCAACGAACCGAGAGATGTCGTGGCTCATGCTCGCGACGGCGGTCTACGTCGCCGTCGTCATCTACGCCAGCGAGTTCCTCATGCAGTACACGGCGACGCTCGCGTTGCCGCCTCGGTACGCGTCGCTCCCCGCCGCGATTATTCTCTTTGGCCCGCCGACGTACTTACTCGGGTTCATCAGCCCCTACGCTGCCGAACTCTCACAGAAACGCGGAACCGGCGAAGCCTCGGGCCACGTCTACGCCCTCGGGACGATCGGCAGCATTCTCGGCTCCGGGGCGACGACGTTCGTCCTCATTCCACAGCTCAGCATCGACGGCATCGGCCTCCTCTTCGGCGTGATCCTCGTCGGAACCGCACTAATCCTCGTCTCGCCCTCCCTTCCCCGGAAGCCAGTCCTCACGAGCGTCGCCGTCGTTTTGCTGCTCGTCGCCGCGACCGGTGCTGGCCCCGTCGCGATCGATCACCGCGGAGACGTCGTCTACCAGACCCAGACGGCCCACCAGGAACTCGAGGTCGTCGACGACGGCGACGAGCGAACGATGTACCTGGATGGAGCCCGCCACAGCGCGATGGACCTCGAGGATCCCGACCGACACGTCTTCGCCTACACCGAGTACTTTCACCTGCCGATGCTCGTGAACGACGATCCCGACGACGTCGACGACGTCCTGTTTATCGGTGGCGGCGGCTACACTGGTCCACAGGACTTCGAAGAACGCTACGACGCGGACGTCGACGTGGTCGAAATTGATCCCGAAGTCACCGACGCCGCCGAGGACTACTTCGGTCTCGAGCACGGCGAGAACATGACCTCCCACGCCGAAGACGGCCGGCAATTCCTCCAGGATACCGACCAGACGTACGACGTGATCGTCCTCGACGCCTACAAACAAGATCAGGTGCCGTTTCACCTGACGACGGAGGAATTCATGGAACTCGTCTCCGATCGACTGGCCGACGACGGCGTCTTACACGCGAACGTGATCGCCGCACCGAGTGGCTCAGCCGCCGAGTTCTATCACGCACAACAGGAGACGATGGACGCCGTCTTCCCCGACACGTACGCATTCCGGACGTCTGACTCGAGTTCCATCCAGAACATCCAGGTCGTCGCGACCAACGACGAGACGAATGTCTCCGCGGACGACCTCCGCGAGCGAAACGACGAGCGAGAGATCGGCGTCGACCTCGAGGACGCCATCGACAACAAACTCGGGGACCACGACGCCGACGCACCCGTGCTCCGGGACGACCGCGGCGAGGTCGACACCCTGCTCGATCCGATGCTCGGCCAGCGCTACGTCATCGAGGAGACGGATGGTGACACCGAGAGCGGGGGCACAGGTCCCGCCGAACCAGCAGTGATACTGGCACCTGATTCGGGTATCTCGTCGCTCGAGACGGACTCGCCGTTGCTCGAGAGTGGTGTCTCTTCGCTCGATGCGGACGCGGTTTCCGTTCAGGAGTAA
- a CDS encoding polyketide cyclase: protein MREVTVSRAVDASAAAVSAWLEPETIVEAEGSFTVDHVEDADDEGATLVVASGPGMQLPLRFEDREEAIYYTQEGERGPFSHMETWIELEEERSGTVVTIRSSVSLAAPLPFGDRIAAWKRKGELNRALEELEAAFG from the coding sequence ATGCGGGAAGTTACGGTGTCTCGAGCGGTCGACGCTTCAGCTGCAGCGGTTTCAGCGTGGCTCGAGCCGGAGACGATCGTCGAAGCGGAGGGGAGTTTCACCGTCGACCACGTCGAGGACGCCGACGACGAGGGCGCGACGCTCGTCGTCGCCAGTGGGCCGGGAATGCAATTGCCGCTGCGATTCGAGGACCGGGAGGAAGCCATCTACTACACGCAGGAGGGCGAACGCGGGCCGTTTTCGCACATGGAGACGTGGATCGAACTCGAGGAAGAACGATCGGGAACCGTCGTGACGATTCGCTCGTCGGTCTCACTCGCCGCTCCGCTGCCGTTTGGCGACCGAATCGCCGCCTGGAAGCGCAAGGGCGAGTTGAACCGCGCACTCGAGGAACTCGAGGCGGCGTTCGGCTAA